In Rana temporaria chromosome 3, aRanTem1.1, whole genome shotgun sequence, a single window of DNA contains:
- the LOC120933682 gene encoding proteinase-activated receptor 1-like, translating into MLFGYCGKSSSNADHDYKVYRKILQILRESSIHWSVTILAPSIYTVVFLVALPLNIMAIIIFLVKVKLRKPAVVYMLNLAAADVVLISVLPFYIVYRYFGSNWVIGEGMCRFVTSAYYCNMYCSILLMTSISVDRFLAVVYPVQSLPWRTVTQAWLVCGVIWVISLASTVPLLIREQTQKYNGGNVNLIICHDVHHLPAYLDFTVTHFSTVISLLFFLPLFITTFCHIGIIRNVSRSKSDATPKRSRAIRLTVVVLSVFVLCFGPTNVLYLINYVTLHKSSDGSLYIPYVLFACISTISCCLDPLIYYFASSKYQRYVYSLLRCKKNSHSPVKQKSILKRKEQQPESGPEGEDQRERLEPGTDEIRPVQQELEDFQ; encoded by the coding sequence ATCATGACTATAAAGTGTATCGGAAAATTCTTCAAATCTTAAGAGAATCAAGCATACATTGGAGTGTGACCATTCTTGCCCCATCCATCTATACTGTTGTGTTCCTCGTGGCTCTTCCTCTCAATATCATGGCGATCATCATATTCCTGGTGAAGGTGAAGCTCAGGAAGCCGGCAGTGGTCTACATGCTGAACCTCGCTGCTGCAGATGTCGTCCTCATTAGTGTCCTGCCTTTTTATATTGTCTACAGATACTTTGGATCCAACTGGGTCATCGGAGAAGGAATGTGTCGCTTTGTCACGTCAGCATATTACTGTAACATGTACTGCTCCATCCTGCTCATGACAAGTATCAGTGTGGACCGTTTCCTGGCTGTTGTCTACCCGGTGCAGTCTCTTCCCTGGCGCACAGTGACCCAAGCCTGGCTGGTGTGTGGTGTCATCTGGGTCATCTCATTGGCCAGCACTGTGCCTCTTCTCATAAGAGAACAAACCCAGAAATATAATGGAGGAAATGTAAACCTAATAATATGTCATGATGTTCATCATCTTCCAGCTTATTTAGATTTTACTGTTACCCATTTCTCCACTGTTAtctcacttttatttttcttaccaTTATTTATTACAACTTTCTGTCACATCGGAATCATCCGCAATGTCAGCAGATCAAAATCTGATGCCACACCTAAGAGATCACGAGCTATCCGCCTAACCGTGGTTGTGCTAAGTGTGTTTGTCCTTTGTTTTGGCCCCACTAATGTCCTCTATTTAATTAACTATGTGACATTGCATAAGAGTTCTGATGGCTCTCTGTATATTCCCTACGTCCTCTTTGCCTGTATCAGCACCATCAGCTGCTGTCTGGATCCTCTTATCTATTATTTTGCATCCTCCAAGTATCAGAGATACGTCTACAGCTTGCTGCGCTGTAAGAAAAATTCTCACTCTCCGGTAAAACAAAAGTCTATCCTAAAACGCAAAGAGCAGCAACCAGAGAGTGGACCAGAAGGAGAGGACCAGAGAGAGAGACTAGAACCAGGAACAGATGAAATTcgtccagttcagcaggaactggaggACTTTCagtaa